One Spinacia oleracea cultivar Varoflay chromosome 4, BTI_SOV_V1, whole genome shotgun sequence DNA segment encodes these proteins:
- the LOC110792307 gene encoding uncharacterized protein, with the protein MAKSGRPRNILVPSPTVRTEQRSASSTSGYSANQSTPTTELRPGMELRPSTILRAAPIASPSPVASTETPTRRLVMSPAPIPSQGTNRTMSRGMRLGFVPPTLKDGNPIACLQKDEIDTEIAKWANAVICYVIGDTPTLKYLHTYVERNWNIQSKPIIYLHDQGYFIIKFETLDDRNMVLCSGPYSIANHPMIIKPWSANFSFKDEVLREVPLWVQLPNLPLSCWGPNALSRIESVIGKPLLADECTTHQTRILYARMLIQVDVTRPRVDILQVEEPNGMVFEQQVLFDWFPPFCEMCNQDGHDYSVQKPPVKRGVKYRKQWVPKKPQIQPVPNEWQTSLLSSKNHNNLRWRLGLLLLEGLVLDLAQILNMSLPLL; encoded by the coding sequence ATGGCCAAGAGTGGGCGGCCGAGAAATATCCTGGTGCCATCACCGACTGTGAGGACGGAGCAGAGGTCGGCGTCGTCTACTTCTGGGTATTCAGCGAATCAATCGACTCCTACGACAGAGCTGCGACCAGGCATGGAGTTGCGACCAAGCACGATCCTGCGAGCTGCCCCAATTGCATCGCCTAGCCCTGTTGCTTCCACGGAAACTCCGACTAGGCGGTTGGTGATGTCTCCTGCGCCAATCCCTAGCCAAGGTACCAATAGAACGATGTCTAGAGGTATGCGACTCGGTTTTGTTCCACCCACTTTAAAAGATGGAAATCCTATTGCGTGCTTGCAAAAAGATGAAATTGATACCGAAATTGCTAAATGGGCAAATGCTGTAATTTGTTATGTAATTGGGGACACTCCTACTTTGAAATACTTGCATACCTACGTGGAGAGAAATTGGAACATTCAAAGTAAACCTATAATCTACTTACATGATCAAGggtattttataattaaatttgagACTTTGGATGATAGGAATATGGTTCTTTGCTCAGGACCCTACTCAATTGCAAACCATCCTATGATTATTAAGCCATGGAGTGCTAATTTCAGTTTCAAGGATGAAGTGTTGCGTGAGGTTCCTTTATGGGTTCAATTGCCAAACTTGCCTTTGAGTTGTTGGGGACCGAATGCTTTGAGtagaattgaaagtgttattggGAAACCTCTTTTAGCAGATGAGTGTACGACACATCAAACAAGAATTTTGTATGCAAGAATGTTGATTCAAGTGGATGTGACTAGACCACGAGTTGACATCTTACAGGTAGAGGAACCAAATGGAATGGTGTTTGAGCAACAAGTTCTATTTGATTGGTTTCCCCCATTCTGTGAAATGTGCAACCAAGATGGCCAtgattatagtgttcaaaaaccTCCTGTGAAGAGGGGTGTAAAATATAGGAAGCAATGGGTTCCTAAGAAACCACAAATACAACCTGTCCCCAACGAGTGGCAGACCTCCCTCCTATCCTCGAAGAACCACAACAACCTGAGGTGGAGACTTGGGCTACTGTTACTAGAAGGTCTGGTGCTAGACCTAGCTCAGATTCTCAACATGTCACTCCCATTACTGTAG